A section of the Streptomyces agglomeratus genome encodes:
- a CDS encoding NACHT domain-containing protein, whose protein sequence is MQETRRGALGGASSEAGASHRAGIAALVAVYGLLGEPVPWLRSQAAPVLLRMEADLHVDDVVVDLADGTRAFMQAKLSTGDKAFKDTVDQWRRAVTSGECRPGDELLFVVTRSTPSLDRMAEALVTHQSGASLTAPAARQLDRLRRLTHDHGLDQVATAQLLAAAKVCALDARDDGPNEALGAACMNAAVVPVGHGRAAFRAMKAAARVQAEQRTASELHGWRGWLTGARLPLTADAAGTPAARLEALDQALANYREKWAAEQDILPLADLGLGLTSMTVPGATGDLRATPPLQGPGRDKLVDAARRQGRLFLVGPPGSGKTVASRLLAAHWAGRDIAPVPVWLPLRQLVPLLAPVGPYRLEPADLVQAAIGTTQPLLAEALLTRINRGEALIVLDALDEVHERQDAVVEAVAGLLDRLPFELDVVVTSRHSCLQAAARLQLPVYELHTPHSLTSSLDQLLETLAERFVDVAGHNDWIADRRRRVEHSRRVERDLWRVPLLATLMVLLIAERPVATLPGNRARLLTEVIDSSVRQWEMRRSRLTMPDTDPQLTADILIDCFDDIAHLTATAATASWHDAHQAVGARLQRHWGKPPGTAAAIARHTLEYWDATAGVFITDTPQGTLTARTRLLAEIGEARWAMRDPQSIPAWMHSTLTDPERAETARLAASLSPQAADTLIEQALNDGGTLLDLVHDALADGTAFDSTALHTYRQAQLTRLPALPDRNPKTPGVAIDLDEGRSPRAQLAAKLAEEDLDAAQTQQLIQAVGSMGHEQQAVITALCTQRQASKRATPLTPRELDVLEAGLAAAASTGSKDRAEIAGVDPLVRFAVEHGLLKRPDMLPHLVGAAHHVTIDTFEWLATALPKRGHRGALATITSAIKTDSLTAFIDMYKAMSAPHEILAELDSTPIQLTSTQAWHLDEAATLATAITTRNQPVSHIATAVKQHPELTREILRLLVQASGLDRALISAQFRSLRGEASRHPDWGLLHQASTRTPNLRLRPESIDTDLTTEALTSGNPWLIRLILRLAIETRSLPQDFAERVLEILPDIGPPARMNTASLLALRWPDLALPEDDAIVRAGAASVRASRLSQAQRHNDAQHILTDPDLLVRAEVAKRLRDANPEERAILEKALARPARQWTCIRCGSVTPSEAQQCAKEHPRPTPSLTDQREPGDGTAVRLGRHEDRP, encoded by the coding sequence ATGCAGGAAACCAGACGAGGCGCGCTCGGAGGGGCGAGTAGCGAGGCCGGTGCCAGTCACCGGGCCGGAATCGCCGCCCTAGTCGCCGTCTACGGTCTGCTGGGGGAGCCGGTTCCTTGGCTGCGGTCGCAAGCGGCTCCCGTTCTCCTGCGCATGGAGGCGGACCTCCATGTCGATGACGTCGTCGTCGATCTCGCGGACGGCACCAGAGCGTTCATGCAGGCCAAGCTGTCCACGGGTGACAAGGCATTCAAGGACACGGTGGACCAGTGGCGCCGGGCTGTCACCTCGGGGGAATGCCGGCCGGGCGACGAACTGCTCTTTGTTGTCACCAGGTCCACGCCGTCGTTGGACCGCATGGCCGAGGCTCTTGTGACCCACCAAAGTGGTGCATCGCTGACTGCGCCGGCCGCGAGGCAGCTCGATAGGCTGCGTCGCCTAACTCACGACCACGGTCTGGACCAGGTGGCTACAGCACAGCTGCTGGCTGCGGCGAAAGTCTGTGCCCTGGACGCCCGTGACGACGGCCCGAACGAGGCGCTGGGCGCGGCCTGTATGAACGCGGCCGTCGTCCCCGTGGGCCACGGCCGGGCGGCCTTTCGTGCGATGAAGGCGGCAGCGCGTGTTCAGGCCGAACAGCGCACCGCTTCGGAGCTGCATGGCTGGCGAGGCTGGCTCACCGGCGCCCGCCTCCCCTTGACCGCTGACGCGGCAGGCACCCCTGCAGCACGGCTGGAGGCACTGGACCAGGCGCTTGCCAACTACCGAGAGAAGTGGGCAGCCGAGCAGGACATCCTTCCTCTCGCCGACCTCGGCCTGGGCCTGACATCGATGACCGTGCCCGGCGCCACCGGTGACCTCAGAGCAACACCACCGCTCCAAGGGCCTGGCCGCGACAAGCTGGTCGACGCGGCACGCCGTCAAGGCCGTCTCTTCCTGGTCGGGCCTCCAGGGTCGGGCAAGACGGTGGCCTCGCGCCTCCTCGCAGCCCATTGGGCAGGACGCGACATCGCGCCGGTCCCGGTGTGGCTGCCTCTGCGGCAGCTGGTGCCCCTCCTGGCCCCTGTGGGCCCCTACAGGCTAGAACCAGCCGACCTCGTGCAGGCAGCCATCGGCACCACGCAGCCCCTCCTCGCAGAGGCACTGCTGACGCGCATCAACCGCGGTGAGGCACTCATCGTTCTCGATGCCCTCGACGAAGTCCACGAGCGGCAGGACGCCGTGGTGGAAGCCGTCGCCGGCCTGCTTGACCGACTGCCCTTCGAACTCGACGTCGTGGTCACCTCCCGTCACTCCTGTCTCCAAGCGGCTGCCCGCCTCCAGCTTCCCGTCTACGAACTGCACACTCCACACAGCCTGACCAGCTCACTCGACCAGCTTTTGGAGACCCTCGCCGAGCGATTCGTCGACGTCGCCGGCCACAATGACTGGATCGCGGACCGCCGTCGGCGCGTCGAACATTCCCGACGGGTCGAACGCGACCTGTGGCGTGTCCCGCTCTTGGCCACACTGATGGTGCTGCTCATCGCCGAGCGCCCCGTGGCCACTCTGCCCGGCAACCGGGCCCGCCTACTCACCGAAGTGATCGACAGCAGCGTCCGACAATGGGAGATGCGCCGCTCGAGGCTGACCATGCCGGACACGGACCCCCAGCTGACCGCCGACATTCTCATTGACTGCTTCGACGACATCGCACACCTCACAGCCACCGCCGCCACCGCCTCCTGGCACGACGCCCACCAAGCCGTCGGCGCCCGCCTTCAACGGCACTGGGGCAAACCTCCAGGCACAGCCGCGGCCATCGCACGCCATACGCTCGAATACTGGGACGCCACAGCCGGCGTGTTCATTACCGACACACCACAAGGAACGCTCACCGCGCGCACGCGCCTTCTTGCCGAGATCGGCGAAGCGCGCTGGGCCATGCGAGACCCGCAGTCCATTCCCGCGTGGATGCACAGCACGCTCACTGACCCGGAGCGCGCAGAAACCGCGCGGCTTGCCGCGAGCTTGTCCCCACAAGCCGCCGATACTCTCATAGAGCAGGCACTCAACGATGGCGGAACGCTGCTCGATCTGGTCCACGATGCCCTCGCCGACGGAACCGCGTTCGACAGCACTGCGCTGCACACCTACCGCCAAGCCCAGCTGACCCGCCTACCCGCCCTTCCTGACCGCAACCCGAAAACTCCTGGCGTTGCCATCGACCTTGACGAAGGCCGCTCCCCACGGGCGCAACTGGCTGCCAAGCTCGCGGAAGAAGACCTCGATGCGGCGCAAACCCAGCAGCTCATCCAGGCCGTCGGCAGTATGGGGCACGAGCAGCAAGCAGTGATCACCGCTCTGTGTACCCAGAGACAAGCCAGCAAGCGAGCCACCCCGCTCACTCCCCGCGAGCTCGACGTCCTCGAAGCTGGCCTCGCCGCAGCCGCGAGCACGGGCTCGAAGGACCGGGCAGAGATCGCAGGTGTTGACCCACTCGTCCGCTTCGCGGTCGAGCATGGTCTCCTTAAGAGGCCGGACATGTTGCCCCACCTCGTAGGGGCTGCCCACCACGTCACCATCGACACTTTCGAGTGGCTCGCGACCGCATTGCCTAAGCGCGGCCACCGCGGGGCCCTCGCCACCATTACCTCCGCCATCAAGACCGACAGCCTGACCGCATTTATCGACATGTACAAAGCGATGAGTGCCCCCCATGAGATCCTCGCCGAGCTCGACAGCACCCCCATCCAGCTCACCTCGACTCAGGCATGGCACCTCGACGAAGCCGCCACACTCGCCACAGCCATCACCACACGGAATCAGCCGGTCAGCCACATCGCCACAGCCGTCAAGCAGCACCCTGAGCTGACACGAGAAATTCTCCGACTCCTCGTCCAAGCCAGCGGCCTGGATCGTGCCCTCATCAGCGCTCAATTCCGCAGTCTGCGAGGTGAAGCCTCCCGGCATCCGGACTGGGGACTCCTGCACCAGGCGAGCACCCGTACCCCAAACCTCAGGCTGCGCCCCGAGAGCATCGACACCGACCTGACCACCGAAGCCCTCACCAGCGGAAACCCCTGGCTCATCCGGCTCATTCTGAGGCTGGCCATCGAGACACGCTCCCTGCCCCAGGACTTCGCCGAACGCGTCCTGGAAATCCTCCCCGATATCGGACCCCCCGCCCGCATGAACACCGCAAGCCTTCTCGCCCTGCGCTGGCCCGATCTCGCCCTGCCCGAGGATGACGCCATAGTCAGAGCCGGTGCCGCAAGTGTCCGAGCTTCCCGTCTCAGCCAAGCCCAGCGGCACAACGACGCCCAACACATACTCACCGATCCGGACCTCCTTGTGCGCGCAGAGGTAGCCAAACGCCTGCGCGATGCCAACCCTGAGGAGCGGGCAATACTTGAGAAGGCACTGGCACGTCCCGCACGGCAGTGGACATGCATTCGCTGCGGGTCCGTCACCCCCAGCGAAGCCCAGCAGTGCGCTAAGGAACATCCGCGCCCCACCCCCAGCCTCACAGACCAGCGTGAGCCGGGGGATGGCACCGCGGTACGTCTGGGCCGGCATGAAGACCGGCCATGA